The Actinomycetota bacterium genome includes a region encoding these proteins:
- a CDS encoding PAS domain S-box protein → MGKARPDGKGEKPARARGGTDRAKKRGGPREKPGGVDHGAHPDEELLRHMVDAASDAIVCIDEEARIVFINHAAEELWGYPREEVLGTDMARLMVPEEQRERFAQSFRKMISGTREDILGKRHRFLSADRRGRPFVAEVSPSSFSAGGKDYFLAIARKVTEREQLEKALRESEERYRILHDNARFGVFSFDRELVITGVNRVVSELLGYTEGELVGKGILELDILHPDDYPRVATALSEIFEGQKASRNDLRIRRRDGTYLVADITGVPIRGPSGEVVEVINIGADVTEQRRLEEELARHRAHLERLVEQRTEEVQEALQRLERSERYYRALIENAYDLIAVLDDDLTIRYVSPSVEKISGYTPEEALGRNALEFFHPEDMQAVVDSFRPDLENKGITEVARYRYRHKDGTMRWQEAVAVNLLDDPAVRGIVVNARDVTEGEEAKRALAESEGRYRTLVETSPDAITVTDLAGKIVMINPPGAQLLGYDGPEEVAGRNILEFIALEDHARAIDSMRTRPAEGRVRKEDYILVRGDGTRFWGEISASLLRDSHGKPIGFTAITRDITERKKTEMGLEKLNRCLLSLGHDPLANIADIIMAAGGIMEARLACYGRKERGRFQVFSSLAAEKGFLALDNVENLVCWQLISRGVDSPVSSKDLPAGVFENDPDVISHRLRECLCYPVKLKSEPIGCLCLFFDTERRFSAADIDILIMLGRAIAIEEDRWDYQEGLRDFIDIASHELRHPMALLGGFSELLRERAGELDERTLGEVADAIVSATDRLKDIAEGLVRVSLVERDRLPFSRRKEDVAQLVAQTLSEMEKRFPQREFRFNMIGEIGSCPVDATRIHELMVILLDNAVKFSPSETAVEVQLEAVREGIIVSVLDRGRGVAEESRERIFERFYQVEEAQHHSEGLGLGLFLARQIVEGHNGRIWHEDRPGGGSAFRFFLPYL, encoded by the coding sequence ATGGGCAAGGCGAGGCCCGACGGAAAAGGCGAGAAGCCCGCGCGCGCAAGGGGTGGAACGGACCGCGCGAAGAAACGGGGCGGACCGCGCGAAAAGCCCGGTGGCGTCGACCACGGGGCCCACCCGGACGAGGAACTGCTTCGTCACATGGTGGATGCCGCCTCCGACGCCATCGTCTGCATCGACGAGGAAGCGCGCATCGTCTTCATCAACCATGCCGCCGAGGAGCTCTGGGGATACCCGCGCGAAGAGGTCCTGGGCACCGACATGGCGCGGCTGATGGTCCCGGAGGAACAACGCGAACGCTTCGCGCAGTCCTTCCGAAAGATGATCTCCGGCACGCGCGAGGACATACTTGGGAAGCGACACCGATTTCTCTCCGCCGACAGGCGCGGCCGCCCCTTCGTGGCCGAGGTTTCACCTTCCTCCTTCTCCGCCGGCGGGAAGGATTACTTCCTGGCCATCGCCCGGAAAGTCACGGAAAGGGAGCAGCTGGAGAAAGCGCTGCGGGAATCGGAAGAGCGCTACCGCATCCTGCACGACAACGCGCGCTTCGGCGTGTTCTCCTTCGACCGCGAGCTGGTGATCACCGGCGTCAACCGGGTGGTCTCGGAACTGCTCGGCTATACCGAGGGGGAGCTCGTGGGGAAGGGTATCCTGGAGCTGGACATCCTCCACCCCGACGATTACCCGCGCGTAGCCACCGCCCTCTCCGAGATCTTCGAGGGCCAGAAGGCGTCCCGCAACGACCTGAGGATCAGGAGAAGGGACGGCACCTACCTTGTAGCCGACATCACCGGCGTGCCCATCCGGGGGCCCTCGGGAGAGGTCGTGGAGGTCATCAACATAGGCGCGGACGTCACCGAGCAGAGGCGCCTTGAAGAAGAGCTCGCTCGACACCGGGCCCACCTGGAAAGGCTGGTGGAACAACGCACGGAGGAAGTGCAGGAGGCCCTGCAGCGACTGGAGCGCAGCGAGCGCTACTACCGCGCCCTCATCGAAAACGCGTACGACCTCATCGCGGTGCTCGACGACGACCTCACCATACGCTACGTCAGCCCCTCCGTGGAGAAGATCTCCGGGTACACGCCGGAGGAGGCGCTGGGCAGGAACGCGCTGGAGTTCTTTCACCCCGAGGACATGCAGGCGGTGGTGGACTCCTTCCGGCCCGACCTGGAAAACAAAGGGATCACGGAAGTGGCCCGTTACCGTTACCGCCACAAGGACGGCACCATGCGCTGGCAGGAAGCCGTGGCCGTCAACCTCCTGGACGACCCCGCGGTAAGGGGCATCGTGGTCAACGCCCGGGACGTGACCGAGGGCGAGGAGGCGAAGCGGGCGCTCGCCGAGAGCGAGGGGCGCTATCGCACCCTCGTGGAGACCTCACCGGATGCCATCACCGTCACGGACCTCGCGGGAAAGATCGTCATGATCAACCCTCCGGGAGCGCAGCTGCTGGGCTATGACGGCCCCGAGGAGGTGGCGGGCAGGAACATCCTGGAGTTCATCGCCCTCGAGGACCACGCCCGCGCCATCGACTCCATGCGCACCAGGCCCGCGGAAGGAAGGGTGAGGAAAGAGGATTACATCCTCGTGCGCGGGGACGGGACGCGCTTCTGGGGGGAGATCAGCGCCTCTCTCCTGCGCGACTCCCACGGCAAACCGATCGGCTTCACCGCCATCACCCGCGACATCACCGAGCGCAAAAAGACGGAGATGGGGCTGGAAAAGCTCAATCGCTGCCTTCTGAGCCTGGGCCACGACCCCCTGGCGAACATCGCCGACATCATCATGGCGGCCGGGGGGATCATGGAGGCGCGCCTCGCCTGTTACGGCAGGAAGGAGAGGGGCAGGTTCCAGGTCTTCTCGTCGCTGGCGGCGGAGAAGGGGTTCCTCGCCCTGGACAACGTGGAAAACCTCGTATGCTGGCAATTGATCTCGCGTGGCGTGGATTCCCCCGTCTCGAGCAAGGACCTCCCGGCGGGCGTCTTCGAGAACGACCCCGACGTGATCTCCCACCGCCTGCGGGAATGCCTCTGCTATCCCGTGAAACTGAAGAGCGAGCCCATAGGCTGCCTCTGCCTCTTCTTCGACACGGAGCGCCGCTTCAGCGCCGCGGACATAGACATCCTCATCATGCTGGGAAGGGCCATCGCCATCGAGGAGGACCGCTGGGATTACCAGGAAGGCCTGCGGGACTTCATAGACATCGCATCCCACGAGCTGCGCCACCCCATGGCCCTGCTGGGAGGCTTCTCCGAGCTGCTGCGGGAACGCGCCGGCGAACTGGACGAGAGGACACTCGGCGAGGTCGCCGATGCCATAGTCTCCGCCACCGACAGGCTGAAGGATATCGCAGAGGGACTCGTGCGCGTCTCCCTGGTGGAGCGCGACCGCCTCCCTTTTTCGCGCAGGAAGGAGGATGTGGCGCAGCTCGTCGCGCAGACCCTTTCCGAGATGGAGAAACGCTTCCCGCAAAGGGAATTCCGCTTCAACATGATCGGGGAGATCGGCTCGTGCCCGGTCGACGCCACCCGCATCCACGAACTGATGGTGATACTCCTGGACAACGCGGTGAAATTCTCCCCCTCCGAAACTGCGGTGGAGGTGCAGTTGGAGGCGGTCAGGGAGGGGATCATCGTCTCCGTCCTGGACCGCGGGAGGGGAGTGGCGGAGGAAAGCCGCGAGCGCATCTTCGAGCGCTTCTACCAGGTGGAGGAAGCGCAGCACCATTCCGAGGGCCTGGGCCTGGGGCTTTTCCTGGCGCGCCAGATCGTGGAGGGCCACAACGGGCGCATCTGGCACGAGGACCGTCCGGGAGGGGGGTCCGCCTTCCGCTTCTTCCTCCCCTACCTCTGA
- the xth gene encoding exodeoxyribonuclease III: MGRLTIISWNVNGLRAAYGKGFLEWFLAARPDILCVQETKALEDQLPPELREVKGYRAFFSVPDRKGYSGVAIYTRHEPQGVRGGFGIPRFDSEGRFLAADYGDFLLCNVYFPNGKQSRERLRYKLDFYDAFLDYVEAVRGGGKPVVACGDFNTAHREIDLARPKENSKVSGFLPEERAWLDRFVAHGYVDTFRMFNEEPGHYTWWDLKTRARERNIGWRIDYFFVSEELRERVKKAYILPEVEGSDHCPIGLVLDM, from the coding sequence ATGGGTAGGCTTACCATCATCTCCTGGAACGTCAACGGGTTGCGGGCGGCGTACGGGAAGGGGTTCCTGGAATGGTTCCTCGCGGCCCGCCCCGATATCCTCTGTGTGCAGGAGACCAAGGCCCTGGAAGACCAGCTCCCACCGGAGCTGCGGGAAGTGAAAGGATACCGTGCCTTCTTCTCCGTGCCGGACCGCAAGGGTTACAGCGGGGTCGCCATCTACACGCGTCATGAACCGCAGGGCGTGCGCGGCGGCTTCGGCATACCCAGGTTCGACAGTGAAGGGAGGTTCCTGGCCGCAGACTACGGCGATTTCCTTCTCTGCAACGTCTACTTCCCCAACGGGAAGCAATCGCGGGAGAGGCTGCGGTACAAGCTGGATTTCTACGACGCCTTCCTGGATTACGTGGAGGCGGTGCGCGGGGGAGGAAAGCCCGTGGTGGCCTGCGGGGACTTCAACACCGCGCACCGGGAGATAGACCTGGCAAGGCCGAAGGAGAACAGCAAGGTGTCAGGATTCCTTCCCGAGGAGCGCGCCTGGCTGGACAGGTTCGTGGCCCACGGGTACGTGGACACCTTCCGCATGTTCAACGAGGAGCCCGGCCATTACACCTGGTGGGACCTGAAGACACGCGCCAGGGAGAGGAACATAGGCTGGCGCATAGATTATTTCTTCGTCAGCGAGGAGCTGCGGGAGAGGGTGAAGAAGGCATACATCCTGCCGGAGGTGGAGGGCTCGGACCATTGCCCCATAGGCCTGGTGCTGGATATGTGA
- a CDS encoding HAMP domain-containing protein, translating to MDDGGKKSQVGRKRSSILYQITALVVILMVTSGVVIFLFVNDGYNRMVEKSVNKVVEEKAKVIDTGMKYMAEVEAKEILGDLQKYTPQQLLEMSGATLSGELSEPFLKAQERMKKLVEERTMGVDLIIEVLLATPPMIPESGIMLATDDRLMERDENGRPKYRVPDVVLATIEDIEEGGESYRYLEDGIPEIGLEGKYLMCLYDLSKLSPVLTGAWGIDFVSMEEAVADINAFYSSEKNRAIVIIAVVVGLSVLLAILITFFVLSMLIRRQITAPIEELSAAAEQVMEGDLDVDIKVREGEEFEGLKRAFKEMVESFRKYIARSVGEE from the coding sequence ATGGATGATGGAGGGAAGAAATCGCAGGTGGGGAGGAAGAGGTCAAGCATCCTCTACCAGATAACGGCGCTGGTGGTCATCCTCATGGTCACCAGCGGGGTGGTCATCTTCCTCTTCGTCAACGACGGCTATAACCGCATGGTCGAGAAGAGCGTAAACAAGGTGGTGGAGGAGAAGGCGAAGGTCATCGACACGGGCATGAAGTACATGGCGGAGGTGGAAGCGAAGGAGATCCTGGGAGACCTGCAAAAATACACTCCGCAGCAGCTCCTGGAGATGAGCGGGGCCACCCTTTCGGGGGAGTTGAGCGAGCCTTTTCTGAAAGCCCAGGAGCGAATGAAAAAGCTCGTCGAGGAGAGAACCATGGGGGTGGATCTCATAATCGAGGTCCTGTTGGCCACCCCACCCATGATCCCCGAGAGCGGCATCATGTTGGCGACAGACGACAGGCTCATGGAAAGGGACGAGAACGGAAGGCCGAAATACCGGGTGCCAGACGTGGTGCTCGCGACCATCGAGGATATCGAGGAGGGGGGCGAGAGCTACAGGTACCTGGAGGACGGCATCCCCGAGATCGGGCTCGAGGGCAAGTACCTCATGTGCCTCTATGACCTCTCCAAGCTGAGCCCGGTGCTGACCGGCGCGTGGGGCATCGACTTCGTCTCCATGGAAGAGGCGGTGGCGGACATCAACGCTTTCTACAGCAGCGAGAAGAACCGCGCCATCGTGATCATCGCCGTGGTGGTGGGATTATCCGTGCTCCTGGCCATCCTCATCACCTTCTTCGTGCTCAGCATGCTCATCCGCAGACAGATAACCGCTCCCATCGAGGAGCTCTCCGCGGCCGCGGAGCAGGTCATGGAGGGCGACCTGGACGTGGATATAAAAGTGCGCGAGGGAGAGGAGTTCGAGGGCCTGAAGCGCGCCTTCAAGGAGATGGTCGAGAGCTTCAGGAAGTACATAGCCAGGTCCGTTGGCGAGGAATAA